The genomic region CAGTCCAGGATGTGGACCAGAATCAGCCCGTGTCAAATATTCAGACCATGGACGACGTTATAGGGAAATTTGTCGCGCCGCGCCGTTTCAAGCTAGTCCTGGTAGGGATCTTCGCGATATTGGCGCTGGTGCTCAGCGCGGTCGGGCTTTATGGCATCGTTTCCTACTCGGTTGCCGAACGGACGCACGAAATCGGAGTCCGGATGGCATTAGGGGCGCAAAAGGGAGATGTTCTCCAAATGGTCATACGGGAAGGCCTCACGCCAGCCCTGCTCGGCGTCGCCGTTGGTGTTGTGGGTGCACTCGCGCTCACGCGCTTCTTGTCGAGCCTGCTTTATGGCGTCGCGCCCACAGATCCGCTGACATTCGTCGCCGTCTCACTCATCCTGATCGCCGTGGCGCTGGCGGCCTGCTACATCCCAGCCCGTCGCGCCACGAAAGTTGATCCTATGGTGGCGCTCAGATACGAATAGGGCAGTGGTAAGTGAGTAGTGGTTAGTGACAAGCAACAACCGAAACATGGGTGTGAGATAGCGGCGGGTTTATCCCGCCATCGTTAACTGCGGATTTACGATCAGAGAGGCGGTCGCCATGCGACGGACACGAGCAACGTTGATTCGTTTTAGTGGCTTTCTCCGCCGGCGGCGCGAGCGGGAGCTGGACGAAGAACTCCGAGCGCATCTGGCCATGGCCGTCCGCGAGCGGATCGAGCAGGGCGAAGACCCTGCCGCAGCCGAAGCAAACGCGCGGCGCGAGTTCGGCAACGTCCCTCTGGTGAAAGACGTCACGCGCGACCAGTGGGGCTGGGGCTGGCTCGAAACCTTGCTGCAGGATGTGCACTACGGCGTCCGCCAACTCCGCCGCAACCCGGGATTCAGCCTGGCGGCGATTGCCATTGCGGCGCTGGGGATTGCAGCCACCTGTGTTGTCTTCAGCTTTGCAGAAGCGGCGATATTCGGCGCCTTACCTTACGAGAACTCTTCGGGCCTGGTGGAAGTTGGCATGACCGACCTGAAGAACTATCCTGGCTGGAGTGGGGTTCCGGTTCCGGCCTTTTTAAGCTGGCGCGACCACGCCGGCAGCATTGGACAGTTTGTAGCCAAGGGTTCGCGTTTCAACAGCAAGACACTGGTTGGCGGCGCTGAGCCGGTTCAGGTGTTCGACAACCAGATCTCCGAAGGAACTTTTCAGTTGCTGGGCGCGCGGCCGCTCATGGGCCGGGATTTCACGTCACACGACTACAATTCCGGTGGAAGTCGTGCAGCTATCCTGAGCTATCCACTGTGGCAGCAACTGTTCAACGGCCGTTCTGACGCCATCGGCAGATCGATCACGCTGGATGGCGTTGGATACATCATCCTGGGAATCATGCCGCCCGGCTTTCAGCTTCCCGAGTCTTCTGCGGCGTTGCAGCCGGCCTGCTGGACTCCGCTGATCTTCGACGCAAAACAGAAGTCTGACACTGGAAATTTTTCCCTGACCGTCTGGTCGCGATTGAGGCCGGGAATTTCCAGCGAGAAGGCCCTGGCGGCGCTGAGTGTATCAGCTCTTCAGGTTGTGAACCCGACGGGCGCGCGCAAAAAATCGGACTGGCGCATTCAGGTGACGCCGTTGATGGACAAGTTGATCGACCACTGGCGGTCGATTCTGATCTTCCTCTTCGGCGCCGCAGGATTTCTCCTGGCCATCGCCTGCGCCAACGTGGCCAATCTGCTGATGGCACGGGCCAGCACACGTCAGAAGGAGATTGCCGTCCGTACGGCCATCGGCGCAAGCCGCGCGCGTGTGATTCGCCAACTGCTGACCGAATGCCTAATCCTGAGTGGGGTTGCGGGCGCAGTAGGAATTCTGCTGGCGCACTGGGGAATTGGGCTGGTACGCGGGCTGCTGCCCCGTGCGCTCGACACAGCCAACTTCCAGCAGATGGGTCTTGATCCGCGAACCCTGGCGGCCACAGTGGCCGTATCAGTGGCGGTGGGGGTTGTTTTCGGCCTCGCGCCTGCTTTCCAAGCTTCGAAGGTTGATCTGGTCGAGTCACTTAAAGAAAGGCGCGCGAACGCGGTCCCGCGTAGAGGGCGGTGGAACCCACAGAGTGTGCTCGTCGTCGCTGAGGTCGCGCTGTCGTTAATTCTGCTGACGGGAGCGGCATTGATGTTGCGCAGTTTCCTGAAACTTGAGGGCGTTGAGCCCGGATTCAATCCACAGGAGACGTTGACCATGCGCGTGCTGCTGCCTAAATACCGCTACCCCAAACTCGAGGATCAGATCGAAGCATACCAACAAGTTCTCCGAAAGGTTAATGCGCTGCCAGGGATCCAATCGGCCGCTCTTGTAAGTCCGCTTCCTCTGGTTGGATTTCATAGCACGGTTGTGATGGCCGCGCAGCCCGGAATGTCGAACATCCCTGAGAACGGCAGTATTGGTAGCGATTTTCACGCGGTGAGTCCGGGATACTTCAAAACGATGGGTATTTCCCTGTTGCGCGGCCGCTTCTTTACGGACCAGGATACCCAGGATTCGGAGGGAGTTGCTATTGTTGACAAGGCTTTCGTGGACCGCTACTGGCCGGGTCAGAATCCCGTGGGAAAGCTATTTTATCCCGCCTATCCGAAGACGACTCCGGCGGTGCGCGTGGTCGGCGAAGTGGACGGCGTGAGAGACCTGGCGCTGGCGGACAAGCCGCGCCCGGAATTGTACAATCCCTTCACGCAATACTTTCTGGCCGCGTTCGCAGGGACGCTGGTTGTGAAGACTAGCACACCGGCAAGCGCGTCAGTTGAGATGGAAAGGGTCATCCATTCGGTTGACCCTGAGGCGCCTATCTCCCAGATCGAAACAATGCAGGAGGTGCTCGGGAAGAGCGTCGCGGAGAAACGCTTGTACCTGACCTTGGTGGGCGTTTTTGCCGTGCTCGCATTGTTGCTGGCCGCCGCCGGCATTGCCGGGACGGTTTCCTATGCCGTCAGCCGGCGAAAGCACGAGGTGGGGATCCGTATGGCGCTGGGCGCCCGGCGCTCGCATGTGCTCTCAATGATATTGGGCCAGTTCGCAGCGCTTGTGGCGGTGGGGATTGCGCTTGGAGTGGCGGGGTCGCTGGTGCTTACGCGATTCATCGCCAGCCAGCTTTACGGTGTAAGTCCCACCGATCCGGCTACGTTTATTGCCGTCTCGATGCTTCTGACTGCTGTGGCGCTCGTGGCTTGTTACATCCCAGCTCGCCGGGCGGCAAAGGTCGATCCCATGGTGGCGCTGAGATACGAGTGAGGCAGTGGTAAGTGGTAAGTGATGAGTGCCGAGTGAAGAGCAAAAACGGAGGCACGCTGTAGCGGCGCGTTTACCGCGCCATCGCCCATCTGGCGGCGTAAAGCCGCCGCTACAGAAGGGCGTCGGCCGTCGCAAACCGACCCACTGGTGGCGCTACGGCATGGGCAGTGGATAGTGGATGGTGGTTCGTGATGGGCGATTACAAACTCTGAAGATGAGCGCGGAGACAGCGAGGCAATGGCAGAGTTATTCCCGATATTCCTGAAACTGAACGGACGGAAGGCTCTGGTGGTAGGCGGAGGGAAAATGGCCGCCGTGCGCGTGAGGCAGTTGATCAGCGCGGGGGCCAGGGTCACGGTCGTTTCGCCGAAGGCCGGAAGCGAAATCGAGAGGCTGGCTAAGGCAAAATCGCTGGTTCTCGTCCGCCGGGGATTTAAGCGGACTGACCTCAGCCGACGCTACTTTATCGTGATCGCGGCAACCAATGACCTCAAAACCCAGCAGGCTGTTTTTGAGGCGGCGGAGCGCCTTGGCGTCCTTTGCAATGTTGTGGACAAACCGGACTCCTGCAACTTTTATATGCCGGCAATTGTCCAGCGCGGCGACCTGAAAATTGCCATCAGCACAAGCGGACGGAGTCCCGCGCTGGCTGCAAAGCTCCGGCGATACATCGAGGAAGCCGTACCGGAAAACGCTGCCGATTTGACTGAGATAGTGGGCCGCCTGCGCTCGAAACTGCGGCTGGAGATCCCCGGCGACCTGGCTACCCAGAAGAAGCTGGTGGACGAGTTCGTCGAGACGGCACTGAAGAAGAGGCGCGTCCGGCAGGGTCTGCGGGCGAGGTTTTTCTAGCGCCCCAGGCTGGCCGGCATGGGGCTAATCACCCCCGGTGGCCTGCGCCTCAGCGGCAGACGGCGGGTCCAAAATCGGCGCCCCGCGTCCTCCGCTCGTCTGCAAATTTTCCTATCTGACGAGTATTCCTTTCGCACTCCTTAGTTTCAGTTTTTCCATGGCCTGTACATATGTTGCTGATTCTAATAGACCTGACCCAAAGTACAGGCATGGAACTCAACGTGCGAAACGTAGGGAGGGGAAAGCCCTGCCAGCCTGGTTAAAATAACTCCACATACCGGAGTTGTCTCTGGCAGGGCCCGGAGGAGGGTCTATGGGTCCAGTTAAAGAGAAGTGGAGCGTAGAGTACGCACACCCAGAGTACACGCCACCGATTGATGACACTGAAATACATTCTTCAGGGGAGTGGGACGGTGATCAGTCCATCGATTCGGTGGTCTCTCACAGACGGGGGACGGCAGGTTTGTGGACCGCGCTGGCGGTCCTTGCGGTGGCGCTGGCCGTTATGGCGGCCTATGGCTATTCTGTGATCAGCCAGCATAACTCCGAGCTTTCGGGGTTGTCCGGGCGCATGGGAGCGATTGGGGAGCTTCGCGCGCGGGCGGCCAAAGTTGAGGAAGGCTTCAACGATTGGCGTGCCAAACAAGCAGGTTTGGCCGCCCAGATTCAGAAGATGGATGCTGATTGGCGGTCCGGGTTGGACGATGCCCGCCAGCGCGCAGCCGCGATGGTGGGGAGTGCCGCTCAAAAAGAGAACAGGGATCTGAATCTGCGCACAGCCGCGCTGAACGCCCATATCAACGAGATCATTTCGCAGCAGCAGGCGCAACAGGTCCAAGTCGCGCAGCTTGAAAGTGAGCTGGCGAATACACGTCAGGAGTTGGCCGCCACCCGAGCAGCTTACAACCGCGAACTTGCGGACGTCCGCCAGCAGCAGGTGGTAAGCCAGCAGGCAGTTGCGTCCCTCGATAATCAGCTCTCAACGAGCCTGGTGGATTTCGAAGTCGCGAAGAACCGCGACGAGGAGATTGTGCAAGGAGTGTCCGTACACCTGGGCGGGACGGACCTCGCACATCAAAAGTTCCGCGGGTGGATCTGGCTTGCCGGAAGCGGGCGCAGGATATGGGTCCATGACCAGCCGGCGGCGCTTCCCGTTACGTTTTACCCCAAACCCGACGGGCTGGCGTATGAATTAGTCGTAACGAAGGTGAAGTCGAACGAAATTGCCGGCTATCTCCTCGTGCCGAGCATCTCAAACACCCAGCAGGCAAATGTCGCTTCCAACGGTAAGCCCATGAGCAGGTTGGGGGAAGGGGGGTTTTAGCGCAATATAAATAAAGGACCGCAATATACCTGCCAAATCGCCGTTCTTCTGGCCATCCTAAAAGCCGAATACTGAAAAACTTGGAGTGGAAGTGTGGAATTTCTCCCTTGAGCCTTCCCTTTGACCCAGAAGGTTGTACAATGTAACGCGGCGCGGGGGACTGCCAACCTCGCTGTGTGGAACAACCATCGGACGCTCCCCCCGGATGTCGTGGATTTAGCATCCGGAGTGCGGGTCCCGAGGACTTGGAGAGGTACTGAAGGTTTTCAGGGCATTGGGTACAGAGGTTCGAACCGCTAAGCATTTTCTTTCCCGGTACTTCCGATACATCGCCGTCGTCGGGGGCGGGTCCCGCACCTCAAGGATCATCAGTGCAGTCGCGCTGGCCTTCGCGCTGATACCCAGCGTAGGCGTACGGGCCGCGGCTGCCACGGCGCCCGCTGAGGAGGTCCACCCTCTCCGCAGGATTGACAATGACCTGCTGGATGATATTTCACGCCGTTCCTTCCGCTATTTCTGGCAAAACACTGATCCTCGAACTGGACTGATCCTGGACCGCGCGCGCTTTGACGGCAGGCCCGAAGAGGAGTCCTGGCGTAAAAACGTCGCGAGTATTGCCGCAACGGGTTTTGGCTTGACGGCATACTGCATCGCCGCCGATCATCGCTGGATAAGCCCCGATCGGGCCAGCTATCGCATCCGCACGGCTTTGCGTTTCTTTGCCTATCACGCTCAGCAGAAACATGGGTGGTTTTACCATTTCCTTGACGCCACCACAGGGAAAAGGGCATGGAAAAGTGAGGTTTCATCAATCGACACCGCGCTGCTGCTGTCGGGAATTCTGACCGCGAGGCAGGCCTTTCCTGATGATCCCGAAATCGTCCGGCTGGCGAACTTGATTTATCACCGTGTGGATTTCCCGTGGATGCTTGACGGCGACCCCTTAATACTATCGCACGGCTGGAAACCGGAGACAGGCTTCCTCCCGTACGGCTGGGACACGTACAGCGAAGCGGGGATCCTCTACGCATTGGCGATTGGGTCGCCGACGCACCCCATTCCTCCAGACTCCTGGTTCGGCTGGAAGCTTCCGATTGTTCACGCTGGTGGCTATGCCTATATCGGCGGAGGCCCTCTTTTTATTCAGCAATATTCTCAGGCATGGCTGGACCTCAGGAACCGCAGCTACAGGGAGGTTCCGGTGGAAGATCGGGTCGTTCCGCGCGTGAACGTCCTCGAAAATGCGATAGTGGCCACGCGGGCCCAGCAGGCACTGGGGATTGATCTCTCACAACGGTACCGCGGGTATTCGTCGAGAGTATGGGGCATCACGGCGTCTGACAGCGCGAAGGGCTATGTCGCGTGGGGAGGCTCAGCCAACGATTCCCGAATCGATGGCACAGTTGTTCCCAGCGCCGCCGCCGGCTCCGCCATGTTTGCTCCTGACATCTGCATTCCTGCATTGCGGGCCATGCTGCTGCAATATGGCCGGAAGGTTTATGGACGATACGGCTTTGCCGATGCGTTCAATCCCACGACGGGATGGGTCAGCCGCTACGTCATCGGGATCGACGTCGGCATCACGCTTCTCAGCGCTGAAGACCTGCGCACGGGAAACGTGTGGCGATGGTTCATGGGCAACGCTGACGTTGAACGGGCCCTGGACATGATCGGGCTTGTGCCGGACCCGCCGGTTGAGGGGCGGCAACTGAGCAAAGCGATCGCTGATACCCGGGAAGGGACTGCCGACCCGCAGAAGCGAACGCCACCCACGAACGCAGACGTGGATGCAGAAATCCGTGTAGGCACCCGGCACCAGATCCCCGCTTCGGCGTTTAAATTCAAGATTCCTATCCCTCCACGGCAAACAGAATAAGGTCTGTGTTCACCTCAGAATAGCCGATAGCCGGGCTACGCGTCCGCCAGGGGTTGGAGGCCGGTTCTCCAGTCGAGGTTCTCTACATCCTTGGCCGGGAAGCACGGGTGGCTTCCGCACTCACCCTGACTCGTGGGCCGGTTCTGCAAGGGCACTTCGCGTCGAGGTTTCCTTCCCCGGAATTTGCGGAGATCGCTTCCAAGGGTTTGCCGGTTCGAGCTGTTCGGGCGCTGCGCGAGGGACCTTTTCATGCAGGAGAAGCTCAGTCGCCATCACCTGGCTTTCCAGGTGAAACCACCTTTGCAGAGAAGACCTGGTGAGCAGGTTACAGACTGCCAGCAGGCTCATCCCCTGATGATGGGCCATCCAACATCGAACCAGTTCGCCCTCTGCCGTTCCACTCGTGCGGCTGTCAGAGTAATCAGTGGATTCGAAGAAGCCGAGTCGGCCGAACCAGCCCTTTTCCCACATCAACTTTAAGTTACGAACGGCGGACGTGGAGTCAACCAGCAGTGCCAGGAAGCTTGCGTAGGGAGCAATGACGATATCTTCTAATGCATTCGGGTCCACAGCCAGGCCAGGCAGACCAAATGCCGCATATTGGTAAATGCCTTTGTGGTCCCGGGCGCTGAAGGCCGCTTCTGAAATGCCCCAGGGAACCTTTCTCCTCCTCGCGTATTTCTGCTGGCAGAGCACCGCCGAGTGCATGCCCTCGTCCAGCATCGTGCCCGAATGCGAGCGCATCCAGAGCAAGGGCATCAGGTACTCGAACATGGTCCCACTCCATGAGACCAATACCGGCGTGCCTTCTTCAAGGGTTTGCGTCCTCCCCAGGTGAAACCAGGCTTCCTGCCTGATGTCGCCTTTAGCAATCGCAATAAAAGTGGCAGTTCGGGCTTCGGAAGCGAGCAGGTCATAAACGGCTGTTGTATGCTGCTGGGCCTCGACATCGTACCCAACGTGCAGAAGTCTCCTTTTCTGGTCGTAGAGAAATCGGAAGTCCATTTCTCTTAGAAGTTCCTCGGCCTCGCCCGCGAGGCGCTGAAGCCTGGCGGAAAGATTTGTGGCTCGATCGAGGCTGGCCCTGAGAAGTGAGGATAGAGATCTCACGCTATCTGTGGCGCCGGGTGTGCCGGATTCCGGTGACCGGTCGTTCAGCTCTCGTTCCATCTGCGGCAGGACCGCGGGCAGTGAAGCCAGAGAGACATCGTGCCCCGGACTGTCCAAATGAAGCTGCCTGTACTCTTGCAAGAGCCAGGGCGCCAGAGTTTTTACGCTGGTCTGCACGTTTTCGATCCGCGCAAGCGTTTCCGACAGCCACCATGACAGGTCGTCTGCCGAGCCCTGGTCGCCACTTTCGCCATCCGGTCGGTTGCTGCAAAGTGCATCCATGACAGCTTGAATTTCCTTGTGAAGGCCGGGCAGGGACCAGGTCCAATCCGAAGCGTTTTCTCCGGCTCGATCGGCCCATGAGACTACCTCCTGGATGCGCAATACAACTTCCGGCGCCAGGGTCTTCTGATGGGCTATTTGCTGAATGAGCGAAAGATGGTCGCGGATGCCCTGGCATAGCTCTCTCGAGAGAAGTGGCTCGTTTACGAGCCCGAGGCATGCCTGCTTCAGGGTCCACAGGCAGGCCGCGAGGTTTCCGCTGTCCACCGTCGAAACGAATTTTGGAGGAAGCGGGTCAAGCGTATGCAGGTCATACCAGTTGAGAAAATGCCCGTTGAACCGAGAAAGACGTTTTGCAGAATTGATCGTTTGTTCGGTTTGCTCGATCAGCTCGGTGAGTGTGAGATAGCCAAGGTGGTGGGCTGCCAGGCGCGCGTTCAACAGAATTCCGAGGTTTGTGGGCGACAACACGTTCATTACTGCAGGGGGTTCCTGCTGAACGCGGTCGGGTATCAGCCAGTGAACTCCGGCATTGCTGAACTCCCGGAAGTACCTCCAAGTGGAGAGGGACGCAATCCTCAGGAAGGCGACGTCCTGTGGCTCCAAAGGTTTCGTGCGTCTGCGGGGCGGGTGGTTAATCCATTCCGTGAACACAGGGGCAAGCAACCAGAGGCCCAGTATGGGTGCGGCCGCCGGCAATGCAGGAGGCCGGAGAAATGCCAGGGAGATGCCCGTTGCCAGGGCGAACCACGGGGTGAACGCCAGGTAAGCTTCGACAGCCGTCTTTTTCCTGCTGCCTGCTTCTGCTTCAGCGGACGTTTCCCATTCCAGCAGGTTTCTGCGCGTGACGGTGAGGCGTGTGAGAGTTCTGACGATGGCGTCAAGCATGACGAACGCCTTGTGGGGCAGGAACACCAGCATGACAAATACCTGCAGATGCCCCGTGACGAAAGCGTTCGCGCGCTCCTTCAAAAAGCCCTTAAGGTTGTCAGCCCTCCACACCTGGGCCAGTGAGATGAGGGTTTCGACATACGTGGGCAGCAGCAGTAGCGCAATGATGACAGCCGTCCAGTAGAGGGCGCCGCCGCGGAAGGCAAACCAGCCGGCCAGTAATAGCAGGAAGAGGTTCAACTCGATCAGGCTGCGCCTGAGATTGTCGAAGATTTTCCAGCGGGACAGGAGTGTGATTGGGTTCGGGACCCGCGCGCCAAAGAAGTCGGGCACGTGAGGCAACAGCCATCGCAGGATCTGCCAGTCGCCTCGCACCCAGCGATGCATCCGGCGCGAATAGGCGCTGAAGTGTGACGGGTAATCGTCGATCACCTCAATGTCGGAAACGAGTCCGGCTCTTCCGTATACGCCTTCAATCAGGTCATGGCTCAGTAGAGCATTGGACGGAAACCGATTGCCCAGCACTCGCTGGAAGGTTTCGACCTCATAAATTCCTTTGCCTGTAAAACTGCCTTCCCCAAACAGGTCCTGGTAGACGTCGGAGACGGCCCGCGTGTAAATATCAAACCCGGTTTCACCGGAATATATGCTCGCCAGCCGTGACTTGCGGGCGGATTCAACGCTGATTCCAATCCTGGGTTGCAGGATGCCGTAGCCCTCAACAACTGTATTTGTTTTCCTGTCAATCACGGCACGATTCAGCGGGTGAGCCAGCGCTCCGACAAGCTTGTAAGCGGTCTCCCGGGGCAGGCGCGTGTCCGAATCGAGCGTGATCACGTATCGGACCCGAGGCAGAGTGGAGAGGTCGCCGACCTTGACCGGGAAATTATCTTCCTTGCCCAGGATCAGCTTGTTCAGGTCGAGTAACTTGCCCCTTTTCCGTTCCCATCCCATCCACCTGTTTTCCTGCGGATTGTAAACACGGTGACGATGGAAGTGGAAGAAACCGCCTCGGCGCTCCTGCGCGTACTTGTCGTTGAGTTGTTCGACAAGCGAACTGCACAATGCCACCAGGTCATCGTGCTCGTCCGTGGGTTTCGAGGCGTCGGGCGAGTCCGTCAGGAGGGCGAAATGTAAATTGGGGTCGCGATTTCCCAGGTAGCGGACCTCGAGAGCCTCTACAATGTGCCGCACCTCCTTTTCGTTCAGCAGAAGGGAGGGGACCACAACGAGAGTCGAGAACTCGTCTGGAATGCCGCCGGAGAAGTCCAGCCTCGGAAGCCGGCGCGGCCGCACAAAGCGGACGGTTAGCTGGTTCATCAGACCGACTGCGGCCTGACTTGCGGGAATCAATAACAGCAGGCCCGGAATGAGAGGGATCACCGTTCCCAGGTGCCATAGCAACAGAAAGACCGCAACCAGCGTTGTGAGTTCGACGCCCGCAACATAATAGACTTCCGGCCATCCAAGGATGAGGTCGCTTATTCTCTTTGCTAACGAGGGGCGATACCCGATAACTCTTTTCAGTTTCAGGCTGCCGTGGTCCATCAGGTAATATCCGGCGCTGCTGCGGCGATCAGTGGCACGCTGATTCACTCCCCATTTCCGTTCCTTGGCTTTCCGCGCGCATAGGATGGCCCCCTTTGCAACCTCGGTTTCACTCAGCTTCGTGTGCCGGGCCAGCTCGGATACGGCGTTTCGATAGAGTTCGCGGCTTTCAAAGTCCATCCAGGGATAAGCCCCAGAGGGGTCTGACCGCAGAATGCGGTCAACGACACAGGTTGCCTCAAAAAACTCTTTCCACTCCATTTCAGAAATGTCACGAAGGCTGGTGATTATCGTCGAGGGAAGGTGAGAGTGAATCTCCGGAGAGCCATCTCCCGATGCAGGGACGGCCATAAGTTTCTCGCCTGCGATTCCAAGCTCTTCCAGCAATGCAAACTGAAGCAGAAGTTTCAGCGCCCGGAGCTCACCGATCTCGAGAGCGACCACCTGCTGAACTCCGGTGACATACTTTCCGAGCGCCTCTTCTGCAAACCGGAACTCTACCGCGGTCAGAAAGCTGCTCGCGATCTGATAGACGCGCGGAACAATTTCATCCTGCTCCGGTGAGGGTTGCAAGCCGGGCAAATCCCGCAACGATTTGAAGGCATCCCGAAATTCTTTTACAGTGCTGCGAAGAAAGCGCGCATTGTCGTGAATCCAGCGATGTTGCTCAGCGGCTGGGCTGTTTTCGGGAGTCGCCTCGCTGCGGAGCAGTAAAGTTCGCTCAACGGATGCCCGGGTCCGTTGCCAACGCGGGTTGAGGACCTTGGGACGGTTCAAGGTTCCGGCGGCAACCCATTTCCGAGCCTGATGCGTGCCGAGCGCCCGCAGCCACTCATTCCGAGATTCATTCGAAATTTCTCTGGCCTGCTCACTGTTGCCCAGGGGACGCTTCGTATCAGCGGAGCTGATGCCAGCGTCCGGGACCTTCGGGCAACCATGAGAATGCTTATCGAAGATTCGGTTCATAACAAAATCTCTTGTTTTCCACGTTACCGGTAGCTGGCGGCCTGCATTTCGAACATTCTTGAATAGCGTTCTCCGCGTGCCATCAGCTGGCTGTGGCACCCGTCCTCGACGATCTTGCCGCCTTCCAGGACAAGGATTCGGTCCGCCATGCGGACCGTGGAGAAGCGATGGGAAATCAACAGGGCGGTCTTTCCAACCGTGAGTTCGGAAAATCGCTCAAAAACTTCCCGTTCAGAACGAGCATCAAGCGCCGCCGTCGGCTCATCAAGGATTAGTAACTGCGCATCCCGGAGGTAAGCTCTTGCCAGAGCGATTTTCTGCCATTCTCCGCCGGACAGGTCCACACCGCCCTCAAACCGCCTGCCGAGCATCTGCTCGTACCGCCCCGGCAGCTTACGCAGCACGGTGTCGGCAAGGCTTTTGTGAGCGGCCATCGAGATTCGGCTGAGGTTATCGCGGTCCTCGATTTTCCCTGCGGCAATGTTGTCGCGCCCGGTCATTTCGTAACGCATGAAGTCCTGAAAGATCACCGCAATTTCCCGGTGCAGGTCTTCCAGGTCATAATCTCGAAGATCGACTCCATCCAGCAGGATTCTTCCTGCGGTCGGATCGTAGAGCCGCGTGATCAGCTTGACGAGGGTTGTTTTACCCTGCCCGTTTTCGCCCACCAGGGCCACTCGCTGGCCGGGTTCGATTCGAAGGTCAAGGCGGTCAAGAACGGCACGCCTGGTTCCGGGATAGGCAAAAGTCACCTGGTCGAACTCAAACCCCTGGCGTATGGGCCGCGGGGCCGGAATTGCATTGGGCTTGGACTGCACCCTGGGCTCGAGACGGAACAGATTCAGGAAATCGGTGAGGAACAGCGCCTGGTCGGCGATGCTTGTAAAGCTGGAGAAA from Terriglobia bacterium harbors:
- a CDS encoding bifunctional precorrin-2 dehydrogenase/sirohydrochlorin ferrochelatase; this encodes MAELFPIFLKLNGRKALVVGGGKMAAVRVRQLISAGARVTVVSPKAGSEIERLAKAKSLVLVRRGFKRTDLSRRYFIVIAATNDLKTQQAVFEAAERLGVLCNVVDKPDSCNFYMPAIVQRGDLKIAISTSGRSPALAAKLRRYIEEAVPENAADLTEIVGRLRSKLRLEIPGDLATQKKLVDEFVETALKKRRVRQGLRARFF
- a CDS encoding ABC transporter permease, yielding MRRTRATLIRFSGFLRRRRERELDEELRAHLAMAVRERIEQGEDPAAAEANARREFGNVPLVKDVTRDQWGWGWLETLLQDVHYGVRQLRRNPGFSLAAIAIAALGIAATCVVFSFAEAAIFGALPYENSSGLVEVGMTDLKNYPGWSGVPVPAFLSWRDHAGSIGQFVAKGSRFNSKTLVGGAEPVQVFDNQISEGTFQLLGARPLMGRDFTSHDYNSGGSRAAILSYPLWQQLFNGRSDAIGRSITLDGVGYIILGIMPPGFQLPESSAALQPACWTPLIFDAKQKSDTGNFSLTVWSRLRPGISSEKALAALSVSALQVVNPTGARKKSDWRIQVTPLMDKLIDHWRSILIFLFGAAGFLLAIACANVANLLMARASTRQKEIAVRTAIGASRARVIRQLLTECLILSGVAGAVGILLAHWGIGLVRGLLPRALDTANFQQMGLDPRTLAATVAVSVAVGVVFGLAPAFQASKVDLVESLKERRANAVPRRGRWNPQSVLVVAEVALSLILLTGAALMLRSFLKLEGVEPGFNPQETLTMRVLLPKYRYPKLEDQIEAYQQVLRKVNALPGIQSAALVSPLPLVGFHSTVVMAAQPGMSNIPENGSIGSDFHAVSPGYFKTMGISLLRGRFFTDQDTQDSEGVAIVDKAFVDRYWPGQNPVGKLFYPAYPKTTPAVRVVGEVDGVRDLALADKPRPELYNPFTQYFLAAFAGTLVVKTSTPASASVEMERVIHSVDPEAPISQIETMQEVLGKSVAEKRLYLTLVGVFAVLALLLAAAGIAGTVSYAVSRRKHEVGIRMALGARRSHVLSMILGQFAALVAVGIALGVAGSLVLTRFIASQLYGVSPTDPATFIAVSMLLTAVALVACYIPARRAAKVDPMVALRYE
- a CDS encoding glucoamylase family protein — translated: MGTEVRTAKHFLSRYFRYIAVVGGGSRTSRIISAVALAFALIPSVGVRAAAATAPAEEVHPLRRIDNDLLDDISRRSFRYFWQNTDPRTGLILDRARFDGRPEEESWRKNVASIAATGFGLTAYCIAADHRWISPDRASYRIRTALRFFAYHAQQKHGWFYHFLDATTGKRAWKSEVSSIDTALLLSGILTARQAFPDDPEIVRLANLIYHRVDFPWMLDGDPLILSHGWKPETGFLPYGWDTYSEAGILYALAIGSPTHPIPPDSWFGWKLPIVHAGGYAYIGGGPLFIQQYSQAWLDLRNRSYREVPVEDRVVPRVNVLENAIVATRAQQALGIDLSQRYRGYSSRVWGITASDSAKGYVAWGGSANDSRIDGTVVPSAAAGSAMFAPDICIPALRAMLLQYGRKVYGRYGFADAFNPTTGWVSRYVIGIDVGITLLSAEDLRTGNVWRWFMGNADVERALDMIGLVPDPPVEGRQLSKAIADTREGTADPQKRTPPTNADVDAEIRVGTRHQIPASAFKFKIPIPPRQTE